A genomic stretch from uncultured Pseudodesulfovibrio sp. includes:
- the fsa gene encoding fructose-6-phosphate aldolase: MEFFLDTANLDQIREVNELGLLDGVTTNPTLMAREGGDWREQASLICDAVDGPVSLEVIGTTHEQMIKEAKDLVSFGPNVVVKIPMIPEGLKALKELRDREIKTNVTLVFSPSQALLAAKLGATYVSPFVGRLDGLGQSGMESVDQMRTMFDNYSFATKILVASVRHPMHVIESGLIGADVITLPYATIMQLMQHPLTDKGLAAFLADWDAFQNSL, encoded by the coding sequence ATGGAATTCTTTCTGGATACGGCCAACCTGGACCAGATACGCGAAGTGAATGAACTCGGTCTGCTTGACGGCGTGACCACGAATCCAACGCTCATGGCCCGTGAAGGCGGTGACTGGCGTGAACAGGCTTCGCTTATCTGTGACGCTGTGGACGGCCCTGTCTCGCTTGAAGTTATAGGCACTACTCACGAACAAATGATCAAGGAAGCCAAGGATCTCGTGTCATTTGGACCTAATGTCGTGGTGAAAATTCCCATGATCCCCGAAGGTCTGAAAGCACTCAAGGAATTACGCGATCGTGAAATCAAGACTAACGTTACTCTGGTTTTTTCTCCCTCGCAGGCATTATTGGCTGCCAAACTCGGAGCAACATACGTTTCACCCTTTGTAGGCAGACTCGATGGGTTGGGACAATCCGGCATGGAGAGCGTTGATCAGATGCGGACCATGTTCGATAATTACAGCTTTGCAACCAAAATTCTGGTGGCGTCAGTGCGTCACCCCATGCACGTCATCGAATCCGGTCTCATCGGCGCGGACGTGATCACCCTGCCATATGCCACCATCATGCAGTTGATGCAGCATCCTTTGACAGATAAGGGGCTGGCGGCTTTTCTGGCTGATTGGGACGCGTTCCAGAACAGTCTGTAA
- a CDS encoding glycosyltransferase → MPTVSIVIPNYNYARFSDRLFGSIAAQSMPLENVEIIFVDDGSSDNSLDKAAHWGARIPCARFEIIALSRFGRPGPVRNHGLALAKGKYLFCMDPDDSLHPEYLARCVNTLEAAPHMDLVYTDYRENSLDGSREVRLPKFNQGLMRQQNILLSSALYKRELWDSGVRYRDNTEYEDWDYWIQCLIAGSRFVHIPELLYFYEIHNANFSHHARKNDGRAKAQIVFNNPSFFHPLVQEWATGFMRGRLHSQAFQRGYIPSPNDVRTLLKTVEQRVFEVSGF, encoded by the coding sequence ATGCCTACGGTATCCATTGTCATACCAAACTATAACTATGCCCGATTTTCAGACAGACTCTTCGGCTCCATAGCCGCACAATCCATGCCTCTTGAAAACGTGGAAATCATTTTCGTTGACGACGGCAGCAGCGACAACTCCCTTGATAAGGCAGCCCACTGGGGAGCTCGGATTCCATGCGCACGCTTTGAAATCATCGCGCTATCCCGGTTCGGCCGCCCCGGCCCGGTAAGAAATCACGGACTGGCACTCGCAAAGGGCAAATACCTGTTCTGCATGGACCCGGATGATTCTCTGCATCCCGAATACCTTGCGCGTTGCGTCAACACGCTTGAGGCCGCACCACACATGGACCTGGTTTATACCGACTACAGGGAGAACTCTCTTGATGGTTCCCGAGAGGTCAGACTGCCAAAGTTCAATCAGGGACTCATGCGCCAACAAAATATACTGCTCAGCTCGGCTCTCTATAAACGTGAACTCTGGGACTCAGGCGTCCGCTATCGCGACAACACGGAATACGAGGATTGGGATTACTGGATACAATGCCTGATTGCTGGCAGCCGTTTTGTACACATCCCTGAATTGCTGTACTTTTATGAAATCCACAATGCGAATTTTTCCCACCATGCAAGAAAGAACGATGGTCGTGCCAAAGCACAGATCGTTTTCAACAACCCATCTTTTTTTCACCCACTGGTTCAGGAATGGGCCACCGGGTTTATGCGAGGCCGACTGCATTCCCAAGCTTTTCAGCGGGGATACATCCCCAGCCCCAATGATGTACGGACCTTGCTAAAAACAGTGGAGCAAAGGGTTTTCGAGGTGTCCGGATTCTAG
- the cbiD gene encoding cobalt-precorrin-5B (C(1))-methyltransferase CbiD: MPEKLRTGRTTGSCASAAAMAGVIFLLTGEQADIVHVPLPPGGELAVPIERYDIEGKNVRVTVIKDGGDDPDATHGCEIQAVVSMNIQNDEDLSVNIDGGKGVGRVTLPGLPVDVGKAAINPEPLRQIEKAVRTGAPPLITGRISVVIEVPEGVDIALKTMNARLGIVGGISILGTQGIVKPFSHDSWRATVEEGLDVAKAQGLDYAIFTTGRRSERLYLENRPATPELALIQAADFFEFSMQAAAKRRFSRITWSMFFGKLVKQAQGLPYTHAKTHPVDFERLADWCREAGVATLHLPAIREANTALQVLGMLTHDPARPALINLLVNEATRHAEAFADNMISVSYQIYDFDGSSLQLPIVLNKK; the protein is encoded by the coding sequence ATGCCCGAAAAACTTCGCACAGGCCGAACCACCGGGTCCTGCGCCTCGGCAGCGGCCATGGCCGGAGTCATTTTTCTCCTGACCGGCGAACAGGCGGACATCGTCCATGTCCCTCTACCTCCCGGCGGAGAACTTGCCGTACCCATTGAGCGGTACGACATTGAAGGTAAAAACGTCCGCGTCACAGTCATCAAGGACGGCGGTGACGACCCGGACGCCACCCACGGATGTGAGATTCAGGCTGTTGTCTCCATGAATATTCAAAACGACGAAGACCTCTCCGTGAACATCGACGGAGGCAAAGGGGTGGGACGCGTCACCCTGCCCGGCCTTCCCGTGGATGTGGGCAAGGCTGCCATCAACCCCGAACCGCTCCGGCAAATCGAAAAAGCGGTTCGCACAGGTGCACCCCCTTTGATAACAGGCCGCATCTCGGTCGTCATTGAAGTACCCGAAGGCGTGGATATAGCCCTCAAAACCATGAACGCTCGGCTGGGGATTGTGGGCGGCATATCCATCCTCGGCACGCAGGGCATTGTTAAACCGTTTTCCCATGATTCATGGAGAGCCACGGTCGAGGAAGGGCTGGACGTAGCCAAAGCACAAGGACTGGATTACGCGATATTCACCACAGGGAGGCGATCCGAGCGACTCTATCTTGAGAACAGACCGGCTACCCCGGAGCTTGCACTGATTCAAGCAGCGGATTTCTTCGAATTTTCCATGCAGGCGGCAGCGAAACGCAGATTTTCACGTATCACCTGGAGCATGTTTTTTGGCAAACTGGTCAAACAGGCACAAGGACTGCCCTATACTCATGCCAAGACACACCCGGTCGACTTCGAACGCCTGGCCGACTGGTGCCGGGAAGCAGGGGTTGCCACCCTCCACCTGCCCGCCATCCGGGAAGCCAACACCGCCCTCCAGGTCCTCGGCATGTTGACCCACGACCCGGCACGCCCCGCACTCATCAACCTTCTTGTTAACGAGGCGACTCGTCATGCGGAAGCCTTTGCGGACAACATGATATCCGTCAGCTATCAAATCTATGATTTCGACGGCTCCAGCCTCCAGCTACCCATCGTCTTAAATAAAAAATAG